Sequence from the Verrucomicrobiia bacterium genome:
CCCACCCGATCATCAGGAAAAGCAAGTTCACCTGGGAAAAGGACACCCGCCAGTTCCGCCGGTTTCAGGAAAATTTCGGCCGGCTCATCCGGCATCCCGGCCGGCGTCCAGCACCGCCGCCAGCGCATCCCGTGTGACCCGGAGTGAGCGTCGAAGCAGGTGGGTCTCAGGCCCGGACAGATTGCCGCGGGTTTTCACCTCCAGCATCTCCAGCTGGTCAATGAAGCGCTTGGCGGCGGCGACGTCCAGGGCGTGGCGGCTTCCGGTATCCGGATTCTCGATCTGTCCGAGGAGCATCAGCGCCATCTGCGCATGCCCCGCCACGAAGTCCTCAAAGAGGGCCCGGTGGATCTCAGCGGTGG
This genomic interval carries:
- a CDS encoding DUF1844 domain-containing protein, encoding MNASPLDEDRLQSASTAEIHRALFEDFVAGHAQMALMLLGQIENPDTGSRHALDVAAAKRFIDQLEMLEVKTRGNLSGPETHLLRRSLRVTRDALAAVLDAGRDAG